The following is a genomic window from Rutidosis leptorrhynchoides isolate AG116_Rl617_1_P2 chromosome 8, CSIRO_AGI_Rlap_v1, whole genome shotgun sequence.
tctgaatcactatctttgacaagaggtacctcaaacgggtggtctaattctttaattttgcatacgttttcaagaccatagttatgtaaatcaaactcttctgtgtttggaAGTGGCAATTCAGGTTCTTCCACTTCCAAATTATTACTTGCGAGGTTTTCTTCGGTATCATGTTGTAGTAAGaattgttgtggttggtgttttgGTGGTTTTGGTGATTTTGGTTTTTTTTTGTACCTCTTTTTCTTGGTTTTGTTGTAGTAGTGGCTGGTTTGTCGAGTATTTTATTTCTGGATTTCGTTGTAGCTGATACATTATTACTCTATCGACAATATATATATCAATAGGACcatttacaattgcatattgtaaaaactcttgaaagtcttcatcatcatcagtaatatcaaaaacttgattattaaaagcgtatctcattgaaacagctgCATTGGGTGGGAAGTCAatctttttaagaacattttttaacaatattttctccgattcattggttttacgggcgcaattaggagtcttaaccgaattctaaaacaatctcgtggcatatatatatgggtatgttgttaatgtactcaaaagaacccccacaacatatattaacaacaaatttatcatcattaacacaattcataatGACAAAAATTAGTGAAAAAATGGTTAAAATAGTACCTTAACGTGGGTATAAGCTCTGCATTGAAAACTTTTGAAATTTTTATGAGACTGTGATTTCAAAGTCTCAGGGTCGATCTATATATAGGGACAAAATATTATCCGTAAAAATCTAGGATATCTGACGAAATCTTATCCACAAAATCGTATttctgatcagataaggtcgcaagatcgcaagacgcaaggacgcaagcttgcgccttgcgagggcaactcgcaaggcaccttgcgtcttgcgagggccacctggcaaatttttttttttttttggctccagcgcaagaaacttgctgggaatgggcattttggctataatcccATTTTTCTACTGCAGTTTTCATTCGTGTTGCTGTACATATATGTAAATGTGTATATTCCTCGAGTTGGTTGGAATGGTATTTTTACCATTTTGTTGTGTAATTTAGCATGGCTCTCACCATGCAATTGTGAATTTGTTCTTTACTATATAATTCATGTTGGCTTTAAAAAAAGAAATCAGGGCAAGTAAGCCCGGCCAATGTCAAGTAATTAAGAGACAATCTCATGATGTCCACAACTTGTTGATCATTTGATGGTTTGATCATGTCGATCACGAACCAGCTAGCTAGTTCATTATCACATGCTATCGAAATCGTGAACGGTTGTGATTGTGCCAAATAATTTTTCATTTGAAAAAAGACCAAATATATATTGTCAATAGTTTAACAGCATTTCAATGTAGATGATTATCAAAAATTCAAATACCTAAAAAATTTAGGTAATTAGTAGTTTAGTAGAAGCAGATAATTTATTCTCAGTTAACTTAAATTAAAGGTGTTTAGATGAAACTAGTTGGAGCTGAAACTTATGAGTTAGAGATGGAGCTGAAGTTTATTTTTAAAGctagtagctggagcttattattttctaTAAGTACTAGAAGTAACTCAAGTTCAAGTTTATTAGCTCAAGTTCACAAGTTCTACTTTTTTTAATTAgttactagaagtagcttatttttaaAAGCTTATGACATAAGCTCAAACTTCAATAAGCTTTAATAAACTTCAAGAAGCTTACGTGCCAAACacaccttaaaaaaaaaaaaaaaaaaaaaaaatctgtgtgTAAAGATCTGTATGAAAAAAGCTTTAGATTAGCCTTATATATTGAACACAAAACATCAATAACACATGCATAAACATAACATATTACTTCAATTATAAAATCCATATATCCATAAACGGATATTACCGTATATTATGAAAAAAAATCATTAAAATCAACCCCTTAATTAACAATTTGTCATCAAACAGAAAACCTCAAACACATATTTTCATCTAATTAATTATCATCACATATCCAAAcccttaattataatcataataatcaaacCATCaattataactataactattaaaaaaattaaaacctGCAGGTGGGGGACCCATACCATCGTCATCATTACCACCAACGTGATCAAACAAATTTGAACAACCCATCAACAAATTAGGAGTTTTCCTACTGATCATCAAATCATCAGCTCTTAATAAAACCTTCCTTTTTAATTCAACCAATGAATAAAGATACAGTTCCAGTTCATCAACCTTCATCTCTTCAATACTCTCATCGTACCACCCCACTCCCCTGTTTTTCGCATCTTTCGATTCTTcaatcatctctctttctctcttctcaATCTCCAACTGTTTCGACACCTTGACATAATGCTGATTAAATTCATTCATCACCTTCTGATtcgatgacgatgacgatgacgatgatagtgatgatgaagatgattcgtCTGACTTGCATGCATTGTTAGTAACGGTGCCGTTAACATAACGGTCGACGATGACGTCAGCAGACGGATGACCGAAAGCGAAAATACGACCACCTGGCGAATGAACAAGAACGGCTAACTGGCAGCCGGTTAAGACACAAAGTTCGCTTGCTTTTTTGAAAAGACCGGTACGGCGTTTGGAGAAGGTGACTTGACGAGTGCTTTCTTTTTCGATGGTTTTGATTTCGATCTTTTTTCGACCTTTTGATGTTTTTTTCTGTATGGTGTTGATACCGGGGATCATGGTGTTAAGGTTCATGGTGTGATTGATTGTATTTTGGTATGATGTGTGTAATAAGATGGAGCTTGAAATAAGGGTTTTGGGTGAGGTTTTATTTATAGTTGTAATAATGATGATTAGCAGTATAATGGTAATAAACTTAGACGAGTAAGATACACGCGGTAATTTTTGGGTGGTAATCCCGAAAATATCGGAATTAGGGTCTGTCAAAGATTTTGGTAATTATTTATAAAAGGGAATTCATTTCTTGCCATAAATGAATTTGTtaaattttttgtaattttatttacCCTATAATTCAATTTATTGACATTCCAGTTAGTAAATTTTTTTCTTATTTCGTTTAAAAATCAAAATTTAGTtgaatatattttttatttataaattaaaataaagagaaTGTTAAGCAGCCTTTACTTTTTGGTTTTACAAATTCTTGAATGTGTATGGAATAACCCTCTATCTATATAAACGCAACTAGATTTTATCATTGATTTAAGGGCAAATTACATAAAAAGGTAACATATTTTCATGGTTTTCCTATTCTAGGTAATCTATTTCATTCAGATATAAAAAAATGAGTCTTTTTTCAAAAGTTAATCAAAAAGAGAGGTGTCGTTAACTTTCTCCGTTAAATTCAAAATTTAGGAAGTTTTATAAATCGATTCTATCATGAAAGTTGCTCTAAATTCTTCCATTAACACTCTaaaatcatcttcttcatctgaaacAACACATAGACGTCGAATTTGATCatgaactgtgacgacccggcaattttcgaccaaatttaaacttaatctttatatgatttcgacttgataagcaaagtctgttaaactgagtttACAAATTTTAAACTATTTACATAGAtctatttgacctttgactattgccgacgattcacgaactattgtttgtaaataaatatgtatatatcctatataaatgtaaagatatataataattagaaataataaaatataatataaactaagtatgtaaaacaaaatacaaaataattaaattcgAATCTATAAATAAACTAATATgatttttatgtataattattattaaatgtaattataaattaaaaatataattattatagtaatattggtattcctttcattattactattaacattaatatcagtattaataatattaatgtaattattattgttacaattctaattaaaaagttatgattattaaattaaagatattaaatagaaaaattattataagaatgattaatgatataactttaattattgttatgattagttattattattattactaaaactcatcatttttattagtattaatattatcatattaatagttatcatttattattgcaAATTTCTTATTCAATAATATTActcttagtaatattattattagtattattaatagtattaatatattttttttacttgttaaatcccaaaaattaagaatttaaaacaaatatataaacgcagttatatatatatatatatatatatatatatatatatatatatatatatatatatatatatatatatatatatatatatatatatatatatatatatataggggcaggatcaatgggaagtaaccaatcggggggaagcggggggaagcaaaaaaaaaaaaaaatttcgttttctttttaaaattttttttttccggcatcaagatcacacgaaaatatgaacatttagaagagacacttcgtgatgaatgttattatttaggcgggaaaacgatcgacaaaaataacattcaagataatattgttcgtgaagaatatgaacgtttttttttcttcatgttttgtgaagtaaaatttagtccgatttagagttagggtttagggtttagggtttggtgttttggatttattccataaacccaaaataccaaaccctaaaccctaaactctaaaccgtccgtgttaaaaactcaatctaaaccctaaatctaaaccctaaatctaaaccctaaaccctaaatttctaaaccctaatatctaaaccctaatatctaaaccccaatagctaaaacctcaaaacacGCTCGAAAAataagataattgttatatattacttcttcgagtgttttcccgccaaaataaaaacatttatcacaaagtgtctctactaaatgttcacattttcatctcatctataatgttcgtgaacaaagttttttcaaaaaacgaaaaaaaaaaagtttttgcttccccccgcttccccccgaatggttacttccctcttgatcctaccactatatatatatatatatatatatatatatatatatatatatatatatatatatatatatatatatatatagggaaccCCAATCTTGTGAGAACCTGAGAactcatagtcgagcaaaaaagtACGCGGCCGAACAATTTTGTTGAACAGGGATGAACAATTTTGTTGTATTAGAACAAATTTGAGCTGCATCTTTATTTTGTAGAACAAATAATTGTAGAACAACAAATTGTAGAACATGTTCGAATTAGCCAAAAATTGCTCGAATTCATCTATTTTTGTTCGGCCGCTAGTGTTTTTGTTCGAATATTACTATATTCTACAAGCACAAAATCAAATTTGGTTCTACATTTTTGTTCTACACACTTTcacctgctttttttttttttttcaaaaatcaacattttttttatttcgcccgatttagagtttagggttttcgggtttactccgtaaaccctcaaccctcaaccctaaaccctaaaccctaaactctaaaccgttcgtgtaaaaaactcattctaaaccctaaatctaaaccctaaaccctaaaatctaaattctaaatctaaaccctaacttaatttgatgaaaattgatgtagaacaagtgtAGAACAGCATGTTCTACATGCTATTCTACATCATGTTCTACATAAAAGCAAACAATGCATCTAAACCCTAAAAATAAAAATTGCTCGACTATGGCAATTTTTTGTTCGGCCGCGTAATTTTTTTTTGCTCGAATAcctagttctcagggttctcattcTTAAaatgttctcatttgatccctctactatatatatatatatatatatatatatatatatatatatatatatatatatatatatatatatataaatacgctgtatacatataaaatacagatttagagatataaacaagatatacaattatagatatatatgaatacgtatacatacataaaatatagattattatacaaattacatatacatatattttggtATTCTGTTTCATGTCCCAATCAAACTTTATGAAGTTTGTTTACTGACTCTAATCCGATTACGATTGTAGAGAGAATCACAAGATACAGCCAAATCTGTTAACAATCGttttcactttttatttttcattatTGTACCCGTTGTCTGCAAAAGGTGTAATCGATGGAATTCAAATTCTCAATATAAACAAACCAATTAAATCACTTGTACTAACATCAATTATTCAATAACTAGAATATAGTAGGCTATCTGTATTGCATTTGaaagaaattaaaacagaaaaagatgAAATTTCACCCAGTACCCTGTTCTTGAACTCATTTTGCTCAAACCCCTGTAGCCACACTCACCACCTTTGATAATCGCCTCACCAACGAGCACTATCATTCTTCTGTTTTTATTCGTCACCATCATATCCTAACACCACCACCTTGATCACAAACAATCATTGATCACTTTCATGACCCTTACCAAATCGAAATCCATTTAAATcaacatcaccatacttgctcttGTTCTGTTCAAACACCACGATCATCACCTTGTGCTTCCACCTTCTGCCACCACAACCCTTCTTTCTTCTTTTTTCTCTCTTCTAAACTCTTTCTCTGATCAAATGGTCATCAAACACCCTCACTTATATCATTGtatttgatcatatacatagcattgtatatgtatattttatttgttaAAGGCCGAGGGCAGAACTGCGCGAACTATAAGGCAAAGTTATGAAGTGTTCGCTGAAAATAAGATCAGCGGATGGATTCCCGCGCCAATAaatgactgcggtttaatccgctgagtttccgtggACGGTTAGAtaattcgcagaccgcggatatctcgaatactataaatagagagcttggcctctcatttataggttattgattctctgccattttgcccaggcctttgtaatttccacttgtgatcttgcccaagggatttttacatcgcgcaaaggtgaattatgctaattaacaatcaagaccgggtcggggtggttgatcacttgatagttaaagtgaaaggcgatcatcggggcccaaaataatcatcaaacattctgtcctccattataatcttattgcactcaatccgtaattaagtaacatcgctaattaaggattgatcaattggcgccatccgtgggacacgttttaaaaATTAAACTAAAAATTTTTTGTTTTGTCCCATCAAACAATAAATtcgtcggtttaatttcaatcgtgtttttattGTGATGATTTGTAGGTGCATACATTTAAAATCGGCGGTGAATTGCTTGATTGCTTAGAATAATGAGTAATATTGGAAATGATAGTGATATAGTGGTCGATGTGCGAGCGAATGCCCAATAAAGAGGAAAAAAGCGAAAGTccgctaaaatgtatcataattggcaatttgcgtcaattagtttcccgaaaatgcagaacgatgatttctctgaaatgccgatagtgGTATCGTGCAAAATCGCGGAAGCTGACATCACAGTCATGAAAGTTCATGTCGATAACGGTAGTAGCGtcgatattatttacgaacaatgtttcgcTCAACTGCCAGAAAGTATTAAAATGCACCTGCAAACAACTGCTGTTTCGTTAACCGGCTTTGCAGGAGAATCCtcattacctataggtgttttgCCATTAAAAGTTGAGCTGACTGATGTAAATGATGAGGCTTTGGTGCGACAAGCGcggttagatttttatgttatgcgagcctcaTCTCGTTATAACATACTGctgggaagaaccgctataagtaaatttggaattgtcccgtccacaattcatggcatgattaagtttccaacatataaaggggttgccacaatatgttcaatgagcattatgcgtatttgtgcggctgttaacgtAAAAACCGCATGGCAGGACCCTGTTGACGATGCGGATActatggaaataattaatcccgtatatccagagcagaaaatcaaagtaggacgcAATGTTAGTGCGGATATTAGGAAACAAATCGTGCAATTACTTGTCCAAtacatggatgtttttgcttggtgcgaaaacgatatgactggtgttccgcgtcatattgcggaacacaggctcaatgtaaatccagctctaaagcctgtagtgcaaaagcgaaggggcaTGGCCCCAGATCGTGTAAAATGGTTATGCgaagaagtaacaaaattggtAAGAGCTGGAATTCTGCGCGAAGTTCAATATCAATCATGGATTGCAAATCCAGtgttggtgaaaaaacctgatggttcctagagaatgtgtattgattacaaagatttgaataaagcgtgccccaaggataactatccgcttccagaaattaatttaaaagtggaatctttacatgcttttccatataaatgttttctggacgcggcaagaggttatcatcagattcctatggtgcaagaagacgcagataaaaccgcatttcatacaggcaaaggcatatattgttatataataatgcctttcggtttaatcaatgcgggtgcaacatatcaacggttgattgataccgcatttgacaaacaaatagggcgtaatcttgaagcttatgtagatgatttagtcatcaaaagcacgacgcaagagcgaatcattgaaaatatgcgcgaaacatttgacaaactgcgaaaaataaacatgaagcttaatccgttAAAATGTAGCTTTGGTGAAACTGAAGgaaaatttttgggatatcttgttacagaacaaggtattcaagctaatccgaaaaagatcgcggctatagaaaatatgaccgcgccaaaaacggttaaagaagtgcaaagtttgacgggaaaactagcctcattaacgcgtttcttgtctaaagctgtcgaaaggcagttgccatttttcaaaactctaaaagggtgcttgaagcagaagaattttgtttggtccagtgaagcagaaaccgcgtttcaagagatgaaaaagttattgaaaactttgcctacactaacagcgccaaTTCAGGGTGAAatactttatctttatatctcagTGGCAAACGAAGCTTTCGGTTCAGTTTTGATCGCagaaaggaacaaaatacaaaagccggtgtattttgttagtaaagctcttacgggaagtgaaataaactatgcgccaatTAAAAAGTTTATGTATGCGCTTATTTTAATAACGCGAAGGCTACGAAGgtattttcaagggcatccagtgcatgtattaactaatatgccaatcaagcaagtcttaaccaaaccagagatatctggtagactcgcattgtgggcagtagaattaggtgcttatcaaatatcttaccttccgcgtagtGCTGAAAAAGGTCAGgttatggcggattatctcgctgaactGTCTGGCGAGTTAgaggtgattaatgagcgaacCGCGCTAAAACCATTACTCGGTGAAACTTGGGATTTGTTTACTGATGGCGCTTCGTGCGCAGAAGGTGCAGGCGCGGGTTTGGTTTTGGCAAGCCCATATGGTGAGGAGCATACATATGCATtgcggtttaattttgatgtgacaaataatgaggccgaatatgaagcattgctcgcaggcttaaatattgcacgaaaaatgaatattgttaagctGCATGTCTTTACAGATTCGCagttagtagcgaatcagtttaatggATCTTTTGAAGCACACGATCCCTCTATGCAGAAATACTTGCAGCTATTGAAAGAAATGATAGCGCGATTTGAGCGTTTCGAACTTGCACAAGTGCCAAGAAACcaaaacaaaaaggcggatgcgttgagcaaattggctgctttaacgttctcgcactttcaaaaacaagtatgggttgaggaattaccaagtaaatcaatagatagtgacttaatggtCGTATCTGTTACAGAAGAACAACCAAACTGGATGAACCCAATTTTACAATATATCCGCAGTGATATTCTGACAGATGATAGTCGCGAAGCTCGTTTAGTAAGAGCGCGAGCACCGATGTATATCATTcaagatgatatcttatatcgcaaatcatattgcggaccaatgatgcgttgtgttggcccaatcgaggcataaatgattatagaagaagtgcataa
Proteins encoded in this region:
- the LOC139863494 gene encoding agamous-like MADS-box protein AGL62, which encodes MNLNTMIPGINTIQKKTSKGRKKIEIKTIEKESTRQVTFSKRRTGLFKKASELCVLTGCQLAVLVHSPGGRIFAFGHPSADVIVDRYVNGTVTNNACKSDESSSSSLSSSSSSSSNQKVMNEFNQHYVKVSKQLEIEKREREMIEESKDAKNRGVGWYDESIEEMKVDELELYLYSLVELKRKVLLRADDLMISRKTPNLLMGCSNLFDHVGGNDDDGMGPPPAGVFGT